The DNA region ACTGCTGGCAACCTTTTTGTCAGCGATTGAAGGTACGGTGATTGGACCAGCCGGACCAACCATTGTTAGTGAATTAGGTAGTGTGCAGCTTCTCAGCTGGATCTTTACCGCATATCTTCTGACGATGGCTGTGAGTACGCCGATCTTTGGCAAAATCAGTGACCTGTACGGGCGTAAGCCGGTATTTCTGATTGGCTGTGCCTTATTTTTACTGGGTTCACTTCTGTGCTGCCTTTCGCAGAACATGGAGCAACTGATTATTTTTCGCGCGATTCAAGGGATTGGCGCAGGTGCGGTGGTCCCCGTTACGTTTACAATCATTGGTGACATTTACCGGATTGAAGAACGAGGCAAAATACAAGGCTGGATCAGCTCGGTGTGGGGCATTTCATCTTTGGCCGGACCGCTGCTGGGCGGTTACTTTGTAGATAATCTGGGCTGGCAGTGGATTTTTGGATTCAATGTGCCGTTCGGGCTGCTGGCGATGTGGTTTGTGTTTCGTTATTTGAAGGAAGAAATGTCTCCGCGTACCGCCAAAATTGACTATATGGGTGCATTGACCTTTACCGTTGGTATTACCGCATTGCTCTTTGTATTGTCCGCAGGTGGACAGTATTATGCCTGGAGTTCTCCGATTATTGTGGGACTGAGCATTGTGGCTGTTGTTTTTATGATTTTATTTTTTGTGGTGGAAAAAAGGGCCCAGGCCCCGATGGTTCCTCTCCATCTCTTCCGTATTCGGGACATTCGGGTGGCGAATATCGCCGGACTGTTAACCAGTACCCTGATGATTGGCCTGACCAGTTATTTGCCTCTTTGGGTGCAGGGGGTTCGGGGCGGTAATGCGACTGAATCGGGGTTGCTGCTTGCACCGATGTCGGTTGGTTGGCTGATCGGTAGTGTTCTTGCTGGCCGTCTGTTGATGAAGATTGGATCACGCTTAACAGCGGTGATTGGATTAACCGGGATCGCCATTGGATCGGGAGGACTCTTCCTGGTCGGTGGAACGTCTCCTCAGGCGGTACTGTTTATATTAACCTTTATTTACGGACTCGGCTTCGGATTTGCTTTTACCATATTCACCAT from Paenibacillus sp. JNUCC-31 includes:
- a CDS encoding MDR family MFS transporter codes for the protein MNRSFILAGLLLATFLSAIEGTVIGPAGPTIVSELGSVQLLSWIFTAYLLTMAVSTPIFGKISDLYGRKPVFLIGCALFLLGSLLCCLSQNMEQLIIFRAIQGIGAGAVVPVTFTIIGDIYRIEERGKIQGWISSVWGISSLAGPLLGGYFVDNLGWQWIFGFNVPFGLLAMWFVFRYLKEEMSPRTAKIDYMGALTFTVGITALLFVLSAGGQYYAWSSPIIVGLSIVAVVFMILFFVVEKRAQAPMVPLHLFRIRDIRVANIAGLLTSTLMIGLTSYLPLWVQGVRGGNATESGLLLAPMSVGWLIGSVLAGRLLMKIGSRLTAVIGLTGIAIGSGGLFLVGGTSPQAVLFILTFIYGLGFGFAFTIFTIIAQSSVGYKERGSSTALHTFMRTLGQTIGAAAFGTWLNYRISTLSDEQHLADAGISEGDLNQLLAPHTEAALSDDKWALLRNVLEGSLHSLFVIMFVIAIISWITTLALRKRLIVPEKAADAPPKAQASGQ